In Geotalea uraniireducens, the genomic window ATCAACTTGGCTCCCGGGCACATTTCCATCAAATACGGTGCTAAAGGCCCCAACCTGTCGTCCGTTTCGGCCTGTGCGACCGGGACTCATTCCATCGGTGACGCTTACCACATCATCAAGCGCGGTGATGCCGATGCGATGATCGCCGGCGGGACCGAATCGACGGTGACCCCGCTCGGGATTGGCGGTTTTTCGGTGATGAAGGCATTGTCGACCAGGAACGATAGCCCCACCGAAGCGTCACGTCCCTTCGAAAAGAGCCGCGACGGTTTCGTCCTGGCGGAAGGCGCCGGTATTGTGGTCCTCGAAGAGTATGAGGCCGCGAAAAAGCGCGGGGCAAAAATCTATGCCGAAGTGATCGGTTACGGGCTGACGGGCGATGCCTATCATCTTACTGCCCCGGCGCCGGAAGGAGAGGGCGCTGCCCGCTGCATGAAGATGGCTCTGGCCAATGCCGGGGTTCGTCCCGAGGAGATCGACTACATTAACGCCCATGGTACTTCCACACCCTTCAACGACTTCTTCGAAACCCAGGCCATCAAACGGGTTTTTGGCGACCACGCGAAGAAGCTGATGGTTTCGTCAACCAAATCGATGACCGGGCACCTGCTTGGCGCCGCCGGGGGGGTCGAAGCGGTCTTCACTATGATGGCCATGGACAAGGGCGTTGTACCGCCGACCATCAATTATCAGGAAGCCGATCCGGAATGCGATCTCGACTATGTGCCGAATACCGCCCGTGACGCTAAGATTACCTGTGCGATCAGCAATACGTTCGGCTTTGGCGGCACCAATGCTTCGCTGCTGTTCAGGAAGATTTAGGAGGAATTGTGATTGTCGTCGGTAGTGACCATGGCGGGCTAGAACTGAAAGAAGCAATCAAAGTCCTCTTGCGTGAGCGCAATGTTTCTTTTGAAGATTGCGGGACTGACAACGGGAACTCCGTCGATTACCCCGATTTCGGAATAAAAGTTGCTCGCAAAGTCTCCAGCGGCGAGGCGGAAAAAGGCATTCTTTTTTGCGGGACCGGAATTGGGATGTCGATTGTTGCCAACAAATTCCCCGGTGTCCGCGCCGCGCTGGCGACAGATGCCTTCATGGCTCAGATGGCAAAGGAACACAATAACGCGAACATCCTCGTGCTCGGCGGCAGAGTTCTTGACAGGGAGATCGCACGGAAAATGGTCGGGGTCTGGCTTGACGCCACGTACGAGGGTGGAAGGCACCAGAATCGGCTGGACAAAATTGCCGCGATCGAACGGGAGCTAATGAAATAGCCATCCCTGGCTAAGGTAATGTACAGCTTGGTTTGTGCGGGACCGGATCCGGTCCCGTTTTCCATTTTAAACTCAGTGTAAGGAGCAGAGGATGTCAAATCTTGAAGCTTTTGACCCCGAAGTGGCAACAGCAATCCGTCATGAAACCGAACGACAGGAATATAACCTTGAGCTGATTGCCTCGGAAAACTTCGTCTCCGAGGCG contains:
- the fabF gene encoding beta-ketoacyl-ACP synthase II, yielding MRRVVVTGVGAVSPLGTGNQKNWEALAAGKSGINLITRFDASDLPVRIAGEVKDFNAEEYIDKKEVKKMDLFIQYAMGAAHYAMEDSGLQITEENAERVGVLVGAGLGGLPTIEKYHSALLEGGYKKISPFFIPMLIINLAPGHISIKYGAKGPNLSSVSACATGTHSIGDAYHIIKRGDADAMIAGGTESTVTPLGIGGFSVMKALSTRNDSPTEASRPFEKSRDGFVLAEGAGIVVLEEYEAAKKRGAKIYAEVIGYGLTGDAYHLTAPAPEGEGAARCMKMALANAGVRPEEIDYINAHGTSTPFNDFFETQAIKRVFGDHAKKLMVSSTKSMTGHLLGAAGGVEAVFTMMAMDKGVVPPTINYQEADPECDLDYVPNTARDAKITCAISNTFGFGGTNASLLFRKI
- the rpiB gene encoding ribose 5-phosphate isomerase B — encoded protein: MIVVGSDHGGLELKEAIKVLLRERNVSFEDCGTDNGNSVDYPDFGIKVARKVSSGEAEKGILFCGTGIGMSIVANKFPGVRAALATDAFMAQMAKEHNNANILVLGGRVLDREIARKMVGVWLDATYEGGRHQNRLDKIAAIERELMK